A single genomic interval of Nitratidesulfovibrio sp. SRB-5 harbors:
- the selB gene encoding selenocysteine-specific translation elongation factor: MPVVMGTAGHIDHGKTSLVRALTGIDCDRLEEEKRRGITIELGFAFCDLPGAGAGVGRLGIVDVPGHERFVKNMVAGASGIDFVMLVIAADEGVMPQTREHLEICSLLGIRHGLVALTKVDMVDPEWLDLAQEDVAGFLAGTFLEGAPIFPVSSTTGQGLDALREHLAMLERELRPVRRSDLFRLPVDRVFTMKGHGTVVTGTMVSGSVKVGDEVVLYPGGTQTKVRSLQSHGGPVDVAPAGRRTAVNVQGLDVEDVQRGDVLAHPGTLFPSLRWMTRLTCLSSAPTPLKNRTEVHFHHGAREVLARLYFPDRDKLAPGETALCEVRFTEPMVGVAGDRCVVRSFSPLRTVAGGAVLHPLGLDLRRKDPEFADKLALLEGLPDVPGAHDTGDAATQEAATQSLLRLAGSAGARLSQLSVLTNLESKRLDKALQALGAKGQVFCFDRDERAYVDAETVRRLGAGCLARAAEYHAREPLKPGMARGALSAGWGRGLHPKLVHFIVERLLKAGELVAEGDVLRLPGHKVSLASDQEGLRAKIRAAYAEGGSSPPNVKDVLDPLGLEFKEAAAVFKLLQDAGELVKVKDGLYFPGPVMADLKARVTAWFDTHDDLDPAGFKELSGGLSRKYVIPLLEYFDKERVTIRVGDKRQLRGR, encoded by the coding sequence ATGCCTGTCGTCATGGGCACCGCAGGACATATCGACCACGGCAAGACCTCGCTGGTTCGCGCGCTGACCGGCATCGACTGCGACCGGCTGGAAGAGGAAAAACGCCGGGGCATCACCATCGAGCTCGGCTTCGCGTTCTGCGACCTGCCGGGCGCCGGGGCTGGAGTCGGACGGCTGGGCATCGTGGACGTGCCGGGGCACGAACGCTTCGTCAAGAACATGGTGGCCGGGGCGTCGGGCATCGACTTCGTCATGCTGGTCATCGCGGCGGACGAAGGGGTGATGCCCCAGACCCGCGAGCATCTGGAAATCTGCTCGCTGCTGGGCATTCGCCACGGCCTTGTGGCCCTGACCAAGGTGGACATGGTGGACCCGGAATGGCTGGACCTTGCGCAAGAGGACGTGGCCGGGTTCCTGGCCGGGACGTTCCTTGAAGGCGCGCCCATCTTTCCGGTGTCGTCAACCACCGGGCAGGGGCTGGACGCACTGCGCGAACACCTGGCGATGCTGGAGCGCGAACTGCGCCCGGTGCGCCGCAGCGACCTGTTCCGCCTGCCTGTGGACCGCGTGTTCACCATGAAGGGGCATGGCACGGTGGTCACCGGCACCATGGTGTCCGGCAGCGTGAAGGTGGGCGACGAGGTGGTGCTGTACCCCGGCGGCACGCAAACGAAGGTGCGCAGCCTGCAAAGCCACGGCGGCCCGGTGGACGTGGCCCCTGCCGGGCGGCGCACCGCCGTCAACGTGCAGGGGCTGGACGTGGAGGACGTGCAGCGCGGCGACGTGCTGGCCCACCCCGGCACGCTGTTTCCGTCCCTGCGCTGGATGACCCGGCTGACCTGCCTGTCGTCCGCGCCCACGCCGCTGAAGAACCGCACCGAGGTGCACTTTCACCACGGCGCGCGCGAGGTGCTGGCGCGGCTGTACTTCCCCGACCGGGACAAGCTGGCCCCCGGAGAAACCGCCCTGTGCGAGGTGCGCTTTACCGAGCCCATGGTGGGCGTGGCGGGCGACCGCTGCGTGGTGCGTTCGTTCTCGCCGCTGCGCACGGTGGCCGGGGGCGCGGTGCTGCACCCGCTGGGGCTGGATCTGCGCCGCAAGGACCCCGAATTCGCGGACAAGCTGGCTCTGCTGGAGGGGCTGCCCGACGTGCCCGGTGCGCATGACACGGGTGATGCCGCCACGCAGGAGGCGGCCACCCAGTCCCTGCTGCGGCTGGCCGGTTCCGCCGGGGCGCGGCTTTCCCAGCTTTCGGTGCTGACCAACCTGGAATCGAAGAGGCTGGACAAGGCCCTGCAAGCCCTGGGGGCCAAGGGGCAGGTGTTCTGCTTCGACCGGGACGAACGCGCCTACGTGGACGCGGAGACGGTGCGCCGCCTGGGGGCGGGGTGCCTGGCCCGCGCGGCGGAATACCACGCCCGCGAACCGCTCAAGCCCGGCATGGCGCGCGGGGCGCTGTCCGCCGGGTGGGGGCGCGGGCTGCATCCCAAGCTGGTGCATTTCATCGTCGAGCGGCTGCTGAAGGCGGGCGAACTGGTGGCCGAAGGCGACGTGCTGCGCCTGCCGGGGCACAAGGTGTCGCTGGCCTCGGACCAGGAGGGGCTGCGCGCCAAGATTCGCGCCGCCTACGCGGAAGGGGGCAGCAGCCCGCCCAACGTGAAGGACGTGCTGGACCCGCTGGGGCTGGAATTCAAGGAAGCGGCGGCGGTGTTCAAGCTGTTGCAGGACGCCGGGGAACTGGTGAAGGTGAAGGACGGGCTGTACTTCCCCGGCCCGGTGATGGCGGACCTGAAGGCCCGCGTGACCGCGTGGTTCGACACCCACGACGACCTGGACCCGGCAGGGTTCAAGGAACTGTCGGGCGGCCTTTCGCGCAAGTACGTGATTCCGCTGCTGGAATACTTCGACAAGGAACGCGTGACCATTCGCGTGGGGGACAAGCGACAGTTGCGGGGGCGGTAG